From Coccinella septempunctata chromosome 4, icCocSept1.1, whole genome shotgun sequence, a single genomic window includes:
- the LOC123312002 gene encoding transmembrane protein 18: MKDADFAEFLQSNQIDGLLSFLYSIEWRDPWIIGLVFFHLTIFLTAIRTRRHGTFQALLFFVLLLLVYFSESINKLASTNWRIFSRQQYFDSNGLFISIVFSMPILLNCMMMVGTWLYHSTELMTSLKVAQMKDRLKKQQLEEQHREKLKSK, from the exons ATGAAAGACGCCGATTTTGCTGAATTCTTACAGTCGAATCAAATCGATGGCTTGCTTAGCTTCTTGTACAGT ATCGAATGGAGAGACCCTTGGATAATAGGTTTAGTATTTTTCCATTTAACGATATTTCTCACAGCAATCCGTACGAGACGGCACGGGACGTTCCAAGCTCTTCTGTTTTTCGTTCTAT TGTTATTAGTTTATTTCTCTGAAAGTATCAACAAATTGGCCTCTACGAATTGGAGGATTTTTTCCAGGCAACAGTATTTTGACAGTAATGGCCTGTTTAtatcaatagttttttcgaTGCCTATCCTCCTCAATTGTATGATGATGGTG GGAACATGGCTTTACCACTCTACGGAACTTATGACGTCACTTAAAGTAGCACAGATGAAGGATAGACTGAAGAAGCAGCAGCTGGAAGAGCAGCATCGAGAGAAATTGAAAAGTAAATGA
- the LOC123311645 gene encoding retinaldehyde-binding protein 1, with amino-acid sequence MAPEPFNLDLSPLSEEGKKIAKEELRETPEVVAAALQELRELLANDDTIFFDTDDATLMIFLRPCKFYAKSAYELMKRVADFREKYKASLENLMPDDEKDAFMNHNVVNVLKNVDHKGRRVMIVNCGGTWNTSKVTSDQLFRLFYLIHIAATLEQEGQVRGCVVIMDFDGLGMKQVAALNPVFSMKLLGFIQDAMPMRLKEVHMVKQPFIFKMVWKIFSPFIREKLKNRIFFHGSDMKSLQKHIPASHLPQDYKGDLPKIDYSGKDWFPCIESHREYYKKWNTWGLKKKN; translated from the exons ATGGCTCCAGAACCATTCAACCTCGATCTGTCACCTCTCAGTGAGGAGGGAAAAAAAATCGCCAAAGAAGAGCTGAGAGAAACTCCCGAAGTGGTTGCTGCAGCTCTTCAGGAGCTGAGGGAGCTATTGGCCAACGATGACACGATTTTCTTCGATACCGATGATGCCACCTTGATGATCTTCCTTAGACCTTGTAAATTCTACGCCAAAAGTGCCTATGAACTG atgaaacGTGTTGCAGACTTCAGAGAAAAATATAAGGCATCTTTGGAAAATTTAATGCCTGACGACGAAAAAGATGCTTTCATGAACCACAATGTcgtcaatgtattgaaaaatgtgGACCACAAAGGGAGAAGAGTTATGATAGTGAATTGTGGAG GTACTTGGAATACATCGAAAGTCACCTCTGATCAGCTGTTCCGACTCTTCTACCTCATCCACATAGCAGCCACCCTAGAGCAAGAGGGACAAGTGAGAGGATGTGTTGTCATCATGGATTTCGATGGTTTGGGAATGAAGCAAGTTGCTGCCCTCAACCCAGTCTTCAGTATGAAATTACTAGGTTTCATACAAGATGCTATGCCAATGAGACTGAAGGAAGTACACATGGTGAAACAACCTTTCATCTTCAAGATGGTGTGGAAGATCTTCAGCCCCTTCATCAGGGAGAAATTGAAGAACAGG ATTTTCTTCCACGGAAGTGACATGAAGAGCCTCCAAAAGCACATTCCAGCTTCTCATTTGCCTCAAGATTACAAAGGTGACCTGCCAAAAATCGATTACTCAGGAAAGGATTGGTTCCCTTGCATCGAAAGTCACAGGGAGTACTACAAGAAATGGAATACATGGGGCCTCAAGAAGAAGAATTAA